From Luteolibacter yonseiensis, one genomic window encodes:
- a CDS encoding hybrid sensor histidine kinase/response regulator, whose protein sequence is MPNHSSDHLPSGLFIADAGGRVIYVNERWCEIAGIPAEQAMGDGWRRAVHPDDLDALAGEWQDAVAWRRPFRCEARFLHADGRVVWFEGEGFPINSSETGNAGYIGTCTDRTGGRRDLARSRLYEALLSNNPDFAYVFDTSRRFIYANQSLLTMWGKTWEQSIGLDLREIGYPEWHAAMHEREIDSVVATGRPVTGEVHFDGTHGRRLYEYIFSPIIGNDGRVEAVAGATRDVTERKQAEERANFLNELSGRVMRLDTEAEIIAEAVGSLGRQLGVGRCYFIESLKGENLLRVAPDWFREGEASIAGDYPIDSFGGEDWWEKYSASALAVEDVTSDPLTSTNFDSYLRLNIRSYATRPFRRVGPWSVVLAVTESAPRRWSEEEITLLDHVASRVWPLVEQLRWIDSLREADRRKDQFLATLAHELRNPLAPVLTGLELMRRAKDEPGTVDRMTGILERQISQMAHLINDLLDISRVNTGKIILDPQPSSLAVVLRNAIETAQPALDERGHHFTADLPPESLVVLADGPRISQAVSNLLSNAAKYTPGGGTIRLDHAVAGDGIRIRVTDNGQGVEPAEQAAIFEPFHQSANGSADGLGIGLTLVRALMEMHGGTVTVRSEGRGKGSEFILHLPASVAAESFVPEHEETPPTPPAAKRVLVVDDGRANADMLAIFLRHEGMEVAVAYDGLEALEASRSFRPEFVVMDIGMPVMDGIESAKQMRAEGLDAVLIALSGWGREEDRQSTAEAGFHHHLTKPVSPADLRRLIAG, encoded by the coding sequence ATGCCGAACCACTCCTCCGACCACCTGCCTTCCGGCCTCTTCATCGCGGATGCCGGAGGCCGTGTCATCTACGTGAATGAGCGCTGGTGCGAGATCGCGGGAATCCCGGCGGAGCAGGCGATGGGCGACGGCTGGCGGCGCGCCGTCCACCCGGACGATCTGGACGCGCTCGCGGGCGAATGGCAGGACGCCGTGGCATGGCGCCGCCCCTTCCGCTGCGAGGCCAGGTTCCTCCACGCGGATGGCCGGGTCGTCTGGTTCGAAGGCGAGGGATTTCCCATCAACAGTTCCGAAACCGGAAACGCCGGCTACATCGGCACCTGCACCGACAGGACGGGCGGCCGCCGCGACCTCGCGCGCTCGCGCCTGTATGAGGCGCTGCTGTCGAACAACCCGGACTTCGCCTATGTCTTCGACACCAGCCGCCGCTTCATCTATGCGAACCAGTCCCTCCTCACCATGTGGGGGAAAACGTGGGAGCAATCCATCGGGCTCGACCTGCGGGAGATCGGCTATCCCGAATGGCACGCCGCGATGCACGAGCGAGAGATCGACTCCGTGGTCGCCACCGGCAGGCCGGTCACCGGGGAGGTCCACTTCGACGGCACCCACGGCAGGCGTCTCTACGAATACATTTTCAGTCCCATCATCGGAAACGACGGCAGGGTCGAGGCGGTCGCCGGGGCCACCCGCGACGTCACCGAGCGGAAACAGGCCGAGGAGCGGGCGAATTTCCTCAACGAACTCTCCGGCCGCGTGATGCGGCTGGACACCGAGGCGGAGATCATCGCGGAAGCCGTCGGCTCGCTCGGGCGCCAACTCGGCGTGGGGAGGTGCTATTTCATCGAGAGCCTCAAAGGGGAGAACCTCCTGCGCGTCGCGCCGGACTGGTTCCGCGAAGGCGAGGCAAGCATCGCAGGAGACTACCCCATCGACAGCTTCGGCGGCGAGGACTGGTGGGAAAAATACTCCGCCAGCGCCCTCGCCGTGGAGGATGTGACGAGCGATCCGCTGACGTCCACGAACTTCGACTCCTACCTCCGCCTGAACATCCGCTCCTACGCCACCCGCCCCTTCCGCAGGGTCGGCCCGTGGAGCGTGGTGCTCGCCGTGACCGAGTCCGCACCCCGGCGGTGGTCGGAGGAGGAGATCACCCTGCTCGACCACGTGGCCTCGCGCGTGTGGCCGCTCGTCGAGCAGCTCAGGTGGATCGACTCCCTGCGCGAGGCGGACCGCCGGAAGGACCAGTTCCTCGCCACCCTCGCCCATGAGCTGCGGAATCCGCTGGCCCCCGTCCTCACCGGCCTCGAACTGATGCGCCGGGCGAAGGACGAGCCCGGGACCGTCGACCGCATGACCGGCATCCTGGAGCGCCAGATCAGCCAGATGGCCCACCTCATCAACGACCTGCTGGACATCTCGCGGGTGAACACCGGGAAAATCATCCTCGACCCACAACCCTCGTCCCTCGCCGTCGTCCTGCGCAACGCCATCGAGACCGCGCAGCCCGCGCTGGACGAGCGCGGCCACCACTTCACCGCGGACCTGCCGCCGGAGTCGCTGGTCGTGCTCGCGGACGGCCCGCGCATTTCCCAGGCTGTTTCCAACCTGCTTTCAAACGCCGCGAAATACACGCCCGGCGGCGGCACCATCCGCCTCGACCACGCCGTCGCCGGCGACGGCATCCGGATACGCGTCACCGACAACGGCCAGGGCGTCGAGCCCGCCGAGCAGGCCGCCATTTTCGAACCCTTCCACCAATCCGCGAATGGCAGCGCGGACGGGCTGGGCATCGGCCTCACCCTCGTGCGCGCGCTGATGGAGATGCATGGAGGCACCGTCACCGTCCGCAGCGAGGGCCGGGGCAAGGGGAGCGAGTTCATCCTCCACCTGCCCGCCAGCGTCGCGGCGGAATCCTTCGTTCCGGAACATGAGGAAACGCCCCCCACGCCCCCGGCCGCCAAACGGGTGCTGGTGGTGGACGACGGCCGCGCGAATGCCGACATGCTGGCCATCTTCCTCCGGCACGAGGGCATGGAAGTGGCGGTGGCCTACGACGGGCTGGAAGCGCTCGAAGCGTCCCGCTCCTTCCGCCCCGAGTTCGTTGTCATGGATATCGGCATGCCCGTGATGGACGGCATCGAGTCCGCCAAACAGATGCGCGCGGAAGGGCTGGACGCCGTCCTGATCGCCCTGAGCGGCTGGGGCCGGGAGGAAGACCGCCAGTCCACCGCCGAGGCCGGATTCCACCACCACCTCACCAAACCCGTCTCACCCGCGGACCTGCGCAGGCTGATCGCCGGATGA
- a CDS encoding PepSY domain-containing protein, which yields MKPWIRKAHRWLGLIFSLTLLMSSGSGVLHTVMTRTQAPPPAARPGNSLIDPASIKLTAPDAMAKLPGEATAINLRMIAGQPHYQIFTAKGKPGYVNAVTGAVDPAADEIYAGEIASAFLGGTPVKKTDYLTAFNREYIGIFRLLPVYRFDAGDGDGNRVYVSTVTGSVTRHTDDGKQFEADIFTLFHKFGFIKNKDIRDWSLTLVTGGTFAVSLLGVALFFMTRPRKRKG from the coding sequence ATGAAACCCTGGATCCGCAAGGCCCACCGCTGGCTCGGCCTCATCTTCAGCCTCACGCTCCTCATGTCCTCCGGCAGCGGCGTGCTCCACACCGTGATGACCCGCACCCAGGCCCCGCCACCGGCGGCGCGCCCGGGGAACTCGCTCATCGACCCCGCCTCCATCAAGCTCACCGCCCCGGATGCCATGGCGAAGCTCCCCGGAGAAGCGACCGCCATCAACCTGCGCATGATCGCCGGGCAGCCGCATTACCAGATCTTCACCGCCAAGGGGAAACCCGGTTATGTGAACGCCGTCACCGGAGCGGTGGATCCCGCCGCGGATGAGATCTACGCCGGTGAAATCGCAAGCGCCTTCCTCGGCGGCACGCCGGTGAAAAAGACCGACTACCTCACGGCCTTCAACCGCGAGTATATCGGGATCTTCCGCCTCCTGCCCGTCTACCGGTTCGACGCGGGCGATGGCGACGGCAACCGAGTCTATGTCTCCACCGTCACCGGCAGCGTCACCCGCCACACCGACGACGGAAAACAATTCGAGGCCGACATCTTCACCCTGTTCCACAAGTTCGGATTCATCAAAAACAAGGACATCCGGGACTGGAGCCTCACCCTCGTCACCGGCGGAACGTTCGCGGTCTCCTTGTTGGGAGTGGCGTTGTTCTTCATGACCCGGCCGAGGAAGAGGAAGGGGTAG
- a CDS encoding TonB-dependent receptor family protein, giving the protein MKLSHTLLFTISLAGVSGAEPSQLPELVVEAAAPRSKTVPTAEQSREELAKVPGGTEVVDAERYLQGRASTMADTFALSPGVVAQPRFGSDEARLSIRGSGMQRTFHGRGIRLMQDGVPLNLADGGFDMQAVDPLATNHIEILRGGNALSAGASTLGGAIDYISATGLTAPGGSARLEAGSFDYLRARVAAGFHEGAGDAYFSLSEQYQEGFRDHAEQNSQRFFSNFGWQLSDSAETRLFVTAVSARSELPGNLTKAELEDDPSQADESLFGAVRYDNRRDFDLFRIADKTTLRNGNNTVEFTAAYTYKDLDHPITPFAGVIDNLSHDFLFGGTFTNDSQLLGRDNRVRAGVLFTEGSTDAATYKNQFGSRGPLTASADQTATNIEGFVEDQLALGNGFTGILGATAASNRRENEQHVGGSGSYDRSYEDFSPKAGVRWDAENFQIFGNVSGSYEPPSFSEAANSSLTANKAQTATTVEIGTRGSHANFRWDATAYASQVEDEFLALNDSAGTPLGTTNADETIHQGLEIFGEADLLGTDLGELPDHRLYLRGAWTYGRFKFDDDNTYGDNTIAGLPPHLIRGELVWENKAGYYAGPTVEWVPVKAYVDHANTLSADPYALLGFKIGRRQEKGLSWFIEAKNLTDEEYAATTSVVADAGLNPTTTSRSFLPGDGRSVFAGLEWKW; this is encoded by the coding sequence ATGAAACTTTCCCACACATTGCTTTTCACCATCTCCCTCGCCGGCGTGTCCGGTGCCGAACCCAGCCAGCTTCCCGAGCTCGTCGTGGAGGCCGCAGCCCCTCGTTCCAAGACCGTTCCCACCGCGGAACAAAGCCGCGAGGAACTCGCAAAGGTCCCCGGCGGCACGGAGGTCGTCGATGCGGAACGCTACCTGCAGGGCCGCGCGAGCACGATGGCGGACACCTTCGCCCTCTCGCCCGGCGTCGTGGCGCAACCGCGCTTCGGCTCGGACGAGGCGCGGCTTTCCATCCGTGGTTCCGGCATGCAGCGGACATTCCATGGCCGGGGCATCCGCCTGATGCAGGACGGCGTGCCGTTGAACCTGGCCGATGGCGGGTTCGACATGCAGGCCGTCGATCCCCTCGCGACGAATCACATTGAAATCCTGCGCGGCGGGAACGCCCTCAGCGCGGGTGCGTCCACGCTCGGCGGCGCCATCGACTACATCTCCGCCACCGGTCTCACCGCCCCCGGCGGCTCCGCCCGCCTCGAGGCCGGTTCGTTCGACTACCTCCGCGCGCGTGTCGCGGCGGGATTCCATGAAGGCGCGGGGGACGCGTATTTCAGCCTTTCCGAGCAATACCAGGAGGGCTTCCGCGACCACGCCGAGCAGAACAGCCAGCGCTTTTTCAGCAACTTCGGCTGGCAGCTTTCCGACAGCGCGGAGACCCGCCTCTTCGTCACGGCGGTCAGCGCCCGCTCCGAGCTCCCCGGCAACCTGACGAAGGCGGAGCTGGAGGACGATCCATCGCAGGCCGACGAGTCGCTCTTCGGAGCGGTCCGCTACGACAACCGCCGCGACTTCGACCTCTTCCGCATCGCGGACAAGACGACGTTGCGGAATGGAAACAACACCGTCGAGTTCACCGCCGCCTATACCTACAAGGACCTGGACCATCCCATCACCCCCTTCGCCGGAGTGATCGACAACCTGTCCCACGACTTCCTCTTCGGCGGAACGTTCACCAATGACAGCCAGCTCCTCGGCCGGGACAACCGGGTGCGGGCGGGCGTGCTTTTCACCGAAGGTTCCACGGATGCGGCGACCTACAAGAACCAGTTCGGCAGCCGCGGTCCGCTCACCGCCAGCGCGGACCAGACCGCCACGAACATCGAGGGATTTGTCGAAGACCAGCTCGCGCTGGGGAACGGCTTCACCGGCATCCTCGGGGCCACCGCCGCGAGCAACCGGCGGGAAAACGAGCAGCACGTCGGCGGCTCCGGCAGCTATGACCGCTCCTATGAGGACTTCTCGCCCAAGGCCGGCGTGCGCTGGGACGCGGAGAACTTCCAGATTTTCGGCAACGTGAGCGGCAGCTACGAGCCGCCCTCCTTCTCGGAGGCGGCGAACAGTTCGCTCACCGCGAACAAGGCGCAGACCGCCACCACCGTGGAGATCGGCACCCGTGGCAGCCACGCGAATTTCCGCTGGGACGCCACCGCCTACGCCTCGCAGGTGGAGGATGAATTCCTCGCCCTGAACGACTCCGCCGGCACACCGCTCGGCACCACCAACGCGGATGAAACGATCCACCAGGGCTTGGAGATCTTCGGCGAGGCGGACCTGCTCGGAACGGACCTCGGGGAGCTGCCGGACCACCGCCTCTACCTCCGTGGCGCGTGGACGTATGGCCGTTTCAAGTTCGACGATGACAACACCTATGGCGATAACACCATCGCCGGTCTGCCGCCCCACCTCATCCGTGGCGAGCTCGTCTGGGAGAACAAGGCCGGTTATTACGCGGGACCCACCGTCGAGTGGGTGCCGGTGAAGGCATACGTCGATCACGCGAACACGCTGAGCGCGGATCCCTACGCGCTGCTCGGATTCAAGATCGGCCGCCGTCAGGAAAAAGGCCTGTCGTGGTTCATCGAGGCGAAAAATCTCACCGACGAGGAATACGCCGCCACCACCAGCGTTGTCGCGGACGCGGGCCTCAACCCCACCACCACCTCCCGCAGCTTCCTTCCCGGCGACGGCCGCAGCGTCTTCGCCGGCCTCGAATGGAAATGGTGA